In the Oryza glaberrima chromosome 6, OglaRS2, whole genome shotgun sequence genome, one interval contains:
- the LOC127777406 gene encoding probable pre-mRNA-splicing factor ATP-dependent RNA helicase DEAH5: protein MVAAKASTPTGGAVRDGLRRLTQLSLVSKVCSELEAHLGVGDRVLAEFIVDLGRASPSVADFDAKLKAHGADLPDYLARTLHTVIHAIPTHADDAPAPQNPASRGTGARVCGKDKAEERVRDGDPGLYQVCRGKVTGLADAGCFVRLDDARGREGLVHVSEMPGRCIAVKRGQEVFVKIVSVQGRNLGLSMRDVDQDTGKDLLPLQRARGEDDVPRPMANPWTDRAAATGRRTGVSGIVIPEDNQTGTASSRQPIRRMSSPERWEMKQLIASGVLNAKDYPAFDDEDSEGMNYQEEGVEEELEIELNEDEPAFLRGQGRSTIDVSPVRISTNPDGSLSRAAVLQSALIKERRDIRNEEQRALVDSIPKDLNRPWEDPVPEVGGRYLAQELRGVGLSAESMPEWKKEAYGKTVTFGQTSRLSILEQRQSLPIFRLKNELIQAVCDNQVLVVIGETGSGKTTQVTQYLAEAGYITRGKIACTQPRRVAAESVAKRVSEEFGCRLGEEVGYSIRFDDHTGPDTVIKYMTDGMLLREILLDTDLSSYSVVMLDEAHERTIYTDILFALLKKLIRRRTDLKLIVTSATLDAEKFSGYFFDCNIFTIPGRTYPVEILYSKQPESDYMHAALLTVSQIHLTEPEGDILLFLTGQEEIDHACQCLYERMKSLGRNVPELLIYAVYSAQPAEMQSKIFEPTPGKRKVVVATNIAEASITIDGIYYVIDPGFAKLNVYNPKQGLDSLIITPISQASAKQRAGRAGRTGPGKCYRLYTESAYRNEMPPTTTPEIQRINLGETVLNMKAMGINDLLSFDFMDPPAPQSLITAMEQLYNLGALDEEGLLTRVGKRMAEFPQEPPLSKMLLASVDLGCSDEILTIIAMIQTGNIFYRPREKQAQADQKRGNFFQPEGDHLTLLTVYQAWKAKQFSGPWCYENFVQLTSLRRAQDVRKQLLEIMDKYKLNVVSAGNDLTKVRKAITAGFFFHAARKDPQGGYRTIADHQQVYIHPASALFQQQPEWVIYHEVVMTTKEYMREVTAIDPRWLVELAPRFYRSADPTKISKRKRQERIEPLYDRYNEPNSWRLSKRRG, encoded by the coding sequence ATGGTGGCGGCCAAGGCGTCGACCCCTACCGGCGGCGCGGTGCGCGACGGGCTCCGGCGGCTCACGCAGCTCTCGCTCGTCTCCAAGGTCTGCTCGGAGCTGGAGGCGCacctcggcgtcggcgaccgCGTCCTCGCGGAGTTCATCGTCGACCTGGGCCGAGCATCCCCTTCCGTCGCAGACTTCGACGCCAAGCTCAAGGCCCACGGCGCCGACCTGCCGGACTACCTCGCGCGCACCCTCCACACCGTCATCCACGCCATCCCTACCCACGCCGACGACGCCCCCGCCCCCCAAAACCCTGCCTCCCGTGGCACCGGTGCAAGGGTTTGCGGGAAGGACAAGGCGGAGGAGCGGGTGAGAGATGGGGATCCGGGGCTGTACCAGGTGTGCCGCGGGAAGGTCACCGGCCTGGCGGACGCCGGGTGCTTCGTCCGCCTCGacgacgcgcgcggccgcgAGGGGCTCGTCCATGTCTCCGAGATGCCCGGCCGCTGCATCGCCGTGAAGCGCGGGCAGGAGGTGTTCGTCAAGATCGTGTCCGTGCAGGGGCGCAATCTGGGGCTGTCGATGCGGGACGTCGACCAGGACACGGGGAAGGACCTCCTACCGTTGCAGCGTGCTaggggggaggatgatgtgccGAGGCCGATGGCGAATCCGTGGACCGATCGAGCCGCCGCCACTGGGAGAAGGACGGGGGTGTCAGGAATTGTGATCCCCGAGGACAACCAGACTGGCACGGCATCGTCGCGGCAGCCAATTAGGCGGATGAGCTCGCCAGAGAGGTGGGAAATGAAACAGCTGATTGCTTCAGGGGTTCTGAATGCGAAGGATTACCCGGCGTTCGATGATGAGGATAGCGAGGGGATGAATTACCAGGAGGAAGGTGTGGAGGAGGAGCTTGAGATTGAGCTTAATGAAGATGAGCCAGCATTCTTGCGGGGACAGGGTCGGTCCACAATTGATGTGTCCCCAGTGAGGATTTCCACGAACCCTGATGGGTCGCTGAGTCGAGCGGCGGTTCTGCAGAGTGCGCTTATCAAGGAGCGGCGTGATATCAGGAACGAGGAGCAAAGAGCATTGGTTGACTCCATCCCAAAGGATCTGAATCGGCCATGGGAGGATCCTGTGCCTGAGGTCGGTGGGCGGTATCTCGCACAAGAGCTACGTGGTGTTGGATTATCTGCTGAAAGCATGCCAGAGTGGAAGAAAGAGGCTTATGGGAAGACTGTAACATTTGGTCAGACTTCAAGGCTTTCAATCCTGGAACAGAGGCAGAGTCTTCCAATATTCAGGCTGAAGAATGAGCTTATCCAAGCTGTTTGTGACAATCAAGTTCTCGTTGTTATTGGTGAGACCGGTTCAGGGAAAACAACCCAGGTTACACAGTACCTTGCTGAGGCAGGCTATATTACGAGGGGGAAAATTGCATGTACTCAGCCTCGCAGGGTCGCTGCAGAATCAGTTGCCAAGCGAGTATCGGAAGAGTTTGGTTGCCGATTGGGAGAGGAAGTTGGTTACTCAATACGTTTTGATGATCACACTGGGCCAGATACTGTCATTAAGTACATGACGGATGGCATGCTCCTTCGTGAAATTTTGTTGGACACTGACCTCTCTAGTTACTCCGTGGTCATGCTTGATGAGGCACATGAGAGGACTATATATACAGACATTCTCTTTGCCTTACTCAAGAAGCTAATTAGGCGTAGAACTGATCTCAAGTTAATAGTCACTTCCGCCACTCTTGATGCAGAGAAGTTCTCTGGATATTTCTTCGATTGTAATATTTTTACAATTCCCGGAAGAACATATCCTGTGGAGATACTGTATTCAAAACAGCCAGAGAGTGATTACATGCATGCTGCGCTGCTCACAGTATCACAGATCCATCTGACTGAACCTGAAGGTGATATCCTCTTGTTCTTAACTGGCCAGGAAGAGATTGATCATGCCTGTCAGTGTCTCTATGAGAGGATGAAGTCTCTAGGTAGGAATGTACCAGAATTGCTGATATATGCAGTGTACAGTGCTCAGCCAGCTGAAATGCAGTCAAAGATCTTTGAACCTACTCCTGGGAAGAGGAAAGTGGTCGTGGCCACTAACATAGCGGAAGCATCTATTACAATAGATGGGATATATTATGTAATTGACCCAGGATTTGCAAAACTCAATGTGTATAACCCAAAACAAGGGCTGGATTCACTGATCATCACACCGATATCTCAAGCATCAGCTAAACAGAGGGCAGGGCGTGCTGGACGTACAGGCCCAGGAAAGTGTTATCGTCTATACACTGAAAGTGCCTATCGCAACGAAATGCCCCCCACAACTACTCCAGAAATTCAGAGGATCAACTTGGGGGAGACGGTCCTCAATATGAAGGCAATGGGAATAAACGATCTACTGTCATTTGACTTCATGGACCCCCCAGCTCCTCAATCACTCATAACTGCAATGGAACAACTGTACAACCTTGGTGCCTTAGATGAGGAGGGTCTCCTTACAAGAGTAGGGAAAAGGATGGCGGAGTTTCCACAAGAACCACCACTTTCAAAGATGCTCCTTGCTAGTGTGGACCTCGGATGCAGTGATGAAATACTGACCATCATTGCGATGATTCAAACTGGGAACATATTCTACCGGCCAAGGGAAAAACAAGCTCAAGCCGATCAGAAAAGGGGCAACTTTTTCCAACCAGAAGGGGATCACCTCACCCTGCTCACCGTGTATCAGGCGTGGAAGGCAAAGCAGTTTTCAGGTCCATGGTGCTATGAGAATTTTGTCCAGTTAACATCCCTGAGGAGAGCACAGGATGTCAGAAAACAGCTCCTTGAGATTATGGACAAGTATAAGCTTAACGTTGTCTCTGCAGGGAATGATCTCACCAAGGTGAGGAAAGCCATCACTGCTGGCTTCTTCTTCCACGCTGCCAGGAAGGATCCCCAGGGAGGATACAGGACCATTGCTGATCATCAGCAGGTGTATATCCACCCTGCCAGCGCTCTCTTCCAGCAGCAACCAGAGTGGGTTATCTATCATGAAGTCGTCATGACCACAAAAGAGTACATGAGGGAGGTGACAGCCATTGACCCAAGATGGCTTGTTGAACTGGCACCGAGGTTCTACAGATCTGCAGACCCAACGAAGATCAGTAAGCGGAAGCGCCAAGAAAGGATTGAGCCTCTGTATGACAGATACAACGAGCCAAACTCATGGCGTCTCAGCAAGCGCCGAGGGTAA
- the LOC127776377 gene encoding anthocyanidin 5,3-O-glucosyltransferase-like, giving the protein MAAARRVVLFPSLGVGHLAPMLELAAVCIRHGLAVTVAVPDPATTAPAFSAALRKYASRLPSLSVHPLPPPPHPPASSGADAAAHPLLRMLAVLRAHAPALGDLLRGPHAARALVADMFSVYALDVAAELGVPGYLLFCTGATNLAVFLRLPRFCAGSSGSLRELGDAPVSFPGVRPLPASHLPEEVLDRGTDISAAMLDAFDRMADARGILVNTFDALEGPGVAALRDGRYLSNRATPPVYCVGPLITDGGAEEERHPCLAWLDAQPERSVVFLCFGSRGALSPEQVSEMATGLERSEQRFLWALRAPAGTKPDAAMSLLPDGFLARTADRGVVVTASWVPQVAVLQHASTGAFVTHCGWNSTLEAVAAGVPMVCWPLDAEQWMNKVFIVEEMKIGIEVRGYKPGALVQADIVDAILRRIMESDAQQGVLERVMAMKESAAAAWKEGGSSCTAFAEFLKDMEEGNVAMAHSNQVET; this is encoded by the coding sequence ATGGCGGCTGCAAGGAGAGTGGTCTTGTTCCCCAGCCTCGGCGTGGGCCATCTCGCCCCCATGCTGGAGCTCGCCGCGGTTTGCATCCGCCACGGCCTCGCCGTCACGGTCGCCGTCCCTGAcccggccaccaccgcccccgccttctccgccgcgctCCGCAAGTACGCatcccgcctcccctccctctccgtccatccactccctcctcctcctcatcctcctgcctcctccggcgccgatgccgccgctcaCCCGCTCCTCCGTAtgctcgccgtcctccgcgccCACGCGCCCGCCCTCGGGGACCTGCTGCGTGGCCCCCATGCCGCTCGGGCGCTCGTGGCCGACATGTTCTCCGTCTACgccctcgacgtcgccgccgagctcggcgtCCCCGGGTACCTCCTCTTCTGCACCGGCGCCACCAACCTCGCCGTTTTCCTCCGTTTGCCACGGTTTTGCGCCGGGAGCAGCGGAAGCTTGAGGGAGCTCGGCGACGCGCCCGTGTCGTTTCCCGGCGTGCGCCCGCTGCCGGCGTCGCACTTGCCCGAGGAGGTGCTCGACCGTGGGACGGACATAAGCGCGGCCATGCTGGACGCGTTCGACCGGATGGCGGACGCCCGCGGCATTCTGGTGAACACCTTCGACGCGCTGGAGGGTCCCGGGGTGGCGGCGCTGAGGGACGGCCGCTACCTCTCCaaccgcgccacgccgccggtcTACTGCGTCGGGCCATTGatcaccgacggcggcgcggaggaggagaggcaccCGTGCCTCGCTTGGCTCGACGCGCAGCCGGAGCGCAGCGTCGTGTTCCTCTGCTTCGGGAGCCGCGGCGCGCTCTCGCCGGAGCAGGTCAGCGAGATGGCCACGGGCCTCGAGAGGTCCGAGCAGAGATTCTTGTGGGCGCTGCGCGCGCCCGCGGGCACGAAGCCGGACGCCGCGATGTCTCTTCTTCCTGACGGATTCTTGGCGCGGACAGCCGACAGAGGCGTCGTGGTGACCGCGTCCTGGGTGCCGCAGGTGGCGGTGCTGCAGCACGCATCCACGGGCGCATTCGTGACGCACTGTGGAtggaactcgacgctggagGCTGTCGCAGCCGGCGTTCCAATGGTGTGCTGGCCGCTCGACGCGGAGCAGTggatgaacaaggtgttcatCGTGGAGGAGATGAAGATTGGCATCGAGGTCAGAGGGTATAAACCCGGGGCACTTGTCCAGGCCGACATCGTCGATGCCATCTTGAGGCGGATCATGGAATCGGATGCGCAGCAGGGAGTCCTGGAGCGGGTCATGGCGATGAAGGAGAGCGCAGCGGCAGCATGGAAGGAAGGGGGATCATCGTGCACTGCATTCGCTGAATTTCTCAAGGACATGGAGGAGGGGAATGTTGCCATGGCGCATTCCAATCAGGTTGAAACTTGA